TGCTGATCGCTTCTCGCGCCTTGGGTCCATTTGGTCCGCTCCGATTGGGTCCGGCGGCTGTAAATTTGATCTCTCCGCTGGAATGGATCCATCGGAGGTTTAGGTCAGGCTAGGGCGCGGATCTGAAGATGTGTGATCATGGGATTGTGCGTTTGGACCCGGATCTGGGGGTGATTGGTTGGTTAGTTGCAGCCTCCTGAGACCGTGGGATTTTTTTTTCCCACTTCCAGGAGGTCGGGGCGGGCCACGTGTTCTAGTTGTGAGCTTGTGATCCCTTGTCGCGTCTCATTTGCTTGGAGCCATTTAGTGGCCAATTGTCTCAGTAATCATAAATAAAATTGGAGCCAGACCAGGGTAGTTCTAGTTCGAGCCAAACTGTTGCTATACTtgtgattctttattttttgctaTATAATAAATTGGATCAATACAGCTGTCCTTGTGCCTGCTTGTCTCCAAATTCCAGAATAACAAAGCAACGCAAACGTATCAGTTCTTATAAGCCATGGCCCGTGGCCCTTTACAGACCTCAATGTATATCTTTTTATTAAGGGAATTAGGTGTCCCAACTCCTAATTATAACATCGCCTATACTTGCCTAGTTTCAGCACATAAAAACAATCTGTTTGACTTTCAACGATATGTTTCTTTTTCCACATTTGAGATATGAAAATTTGGACTTCCGTTGTACAAAGCTGCAAATATTTACATATTGTAACTGATCTGCAGAGTAGCTTTGAGCTATGGGCACAGCTGTGGATGCTTCAGCAGTTGTGGCTGAGGAGGTACCTTGGATTTACTTGAAGCTACTGATTGATCACCTACATATTTGATAATCCACTTACTGTCGCAAAGGCCTAGGTTCATTGAGAATGTGGAGCACCTCAATTTTTCAGCATCAAAACATATTTCTTAATTTATTAACCCTTCAGTCCAACATTAGTTCCtttctgagtttttttttttatttcctgTTACCTTTACAGTTGTTGCCCTTTAGTCTTGTATCTTTATGCCTAAATTTCAGAATTAGTTACTTTTACTGGGATATATGCCTTGTTCTCTTTTCTGGTTCATGACCTGAGAAATTAGTTTTCATATCGTCAATATATTTTCTACATGGTGTCTAAGGAAATACCCTCGCATTGTGGAAGTTATGCTATTCATAAGTTATACCTCATCTTAGAAATGTACTCCACACGTTCAGGTCACTGAGAATATGCTGGGTGGCAAGAAAATTACTGTTGTATTCGTTCTAGGTATCTGTTCTATCTTCACTTATTACATTTGCCTATTGCATATCGTACctcatggaagaaaatgagcttATACATCTTTGAAAATATAAAATGGGTTCATTAAATATATCTGGTTACATATATGCACTCAAAAGATATGACTTTGTGACACAGGTGGTCCTGGAAGTGGAAAGGGCACACAGTGTACCAATATAGTGGAACACTTTGGATTCACCCATCTTAGTGCCGGAGATCTTTTGCGTGCAGAGATCAAATCTGGCTCGGAGAATGGGTATCTTCCTTTTCCAATCCCTCCATAAGAAAGCTAACTGCATTTTATTTCCTTTTCCTTCTTAACACATTTTTCCAAGTAAAATTAGATTAGTCCTGTTGACTCATTTATTTGACCTCTATATGTTTCTATGTTCTTTATGCACTTTAATGTTCTTCAGAACCATGATTGACAACATGATAAAGGAGGGAAAGATTGTTCCATCAGAAGTAACCATAAAGCTGTTGAAGGAGGCCATGATAAAAAGTGAAAATGACAAATTTCTGATTGATGGATTTCCAAGGAACGAAGAGAATCGTGCTGCATTCGAGAATGTTGTAAGGCCCTTTCTTTTGTTTGGTTGTACCCAGTTGTAATGATGGATCAAGGGATTATATTTCATTCTTTATTGTATGTTTAAATGAATTAGCTAGACTATTAATTGTTCCTCATTGTTGCAGACAAAAATTTCTCCTGCGTTTGTTCTATTCTTTGATTGTGCTGAGGAAGAGATGGAAAGACGTCTTCTGGGGCGCAATCAGGTTTCCTTAATGATCCTTCACTTGTGCATATTTTTAGTCACAAAGTCTTTGTTTCTGATATTTATTGTTCTCTTTGCAGGGAAGAGTTGATGATAACATTGAAACTATCAGGAAAAGGTTCAAAGTTTTTGTTGAATCTAGTTTGCCTGTGATTGAGTACTATAGCTCAAAGGACAAGGTTAAAAAGGTATTAATGGACTTTTATCATTTGAGGGTTACTCCTGTTGCAGTCTAATGATGCAAAATGTAGTATTATACTATAAATAGAAGCACAGATTGGAACAAGATGCATGCCAACTTAAATATATGAGATTAGAAGGATGATGTTTATAGATGGCAAGATAATCTGATGGAGTAGT
This DNA window, taken from Miscanthus floridulus cultivar M001 chromosome 13, ASM1932011v1, whole genome shotgun sequence, encodes the following:
- the LOC136500582 gene encoding UMP-CMP kinase 4-like; its protein translation is MGTAVDASAVVAEEVTENMLGGKKITVVFVLGGPGSGKGTQCTNIVEHFGFTHLSAGDLLRAEIKSGSENGTMIDNMIKEGKIVPSEVTIKLLKEAMIKSENDKFLIDGFPRNEENRAAFENVTKISPAFVLFFDCAEEEMERRLLGRNQGRVDDNIETIRKRFKVFVESSLPVIEYYSSKDKVKKIDAAKPIPEVFEDVKAIFAPYAPKAE